In Thermus hydrothermalis, the following proteins share a genomic window:
- a CDS encoding YbjN domain-containing protein has translation MRAFVWVWALLGLALGQGVVKGLGERDLEALLRQAGIPFARTDQGEYRLEMAGLKKVWLYLDYCQEEVCGILSLSAGFTLDEPPSWEVVNAWNRERRFSRAYLDEEGDVWLEADLDLTGGVSLGAVLVFLELFAEESLPEFMDHIGFSP, from the coding sequence ATGCGGGCATTCGTTTGGGTTTGGGCGCTCTTGGGCCTGGCCCTGGGCCAGGGGGTGGTGAAGGGGCTTGGCGAGAGGGACCTGGAAGCTCTCCTGCGCCAGGCGGGCATTCCCTTTGCGCGCACGGACCAAGGGGAGTACCGGTTGGAGATGGCAGGCCTTAAGAAGGTCTGGCTCTACCTGGACTACTGCCAAGAGGAGGTGTGCGGCATCCTTTCCTTAAGCGCCGGCTTTACCCTGGACGAGCCCCCTTCCTGGGAGGTGGTGAACGCCTGGAACCGGGAGCGCCGCTTCAGCCGGGCCTACCTGGACGAAGAGGGGGACGTGTGGCTGGAGGCGGACCTGGACCTTACGGGTGGGGTAAGCCTGGGGGCGGTGCTGGTCTTCTTGGAGCTTTTTGCTGAGGAGTCCTTGCCGGAGTTCATGGACCACATTGGCTTTAGC